The nucleotide window TGCGCGTAGCTGTAGAGCGAGAACAGGCTTTGCGCGACCTCCCCTCCCTTTTCGGTGTCAAGCGTCGCCATGAGCTCCGTCAGTATCCGCTGGGCTTTCTTCAGGCTCTCGTTCTGCTCAAACCGGTCATTTAGGCTCATGGAGTTCTTTCCGGCCTCCATGAACCGCAATGCGCCATCGTACAGCATGATAACGAGCTGCAACGGCGAGGCGGTAGTCACCGCGCTCTTTCTGTATTGGTCAATAAAACTGTTCGGTTTAGCCAAACTCAAGTCCTGGGATCGTCTGACCAGATTATCGGCGGTTATCCGTAGTTCCTTGACCGTTCCTGGGGTACAGCAGCAAAACCGTGGCAAGGCAGACGAGAACCCAGATCAGAGGCAACAGCCAACTCCAGAAGGGAGGGATCTCTGGAATGGGCAGGGTTGATATGCCAGCGTAACCCAACATCACCTGCTCCATGCGCAGGTAGATAAAGATGGCGCCTGCGGCGGCTCCACCCATCAATCCGGTCGCCCCAGACAGTCCGAGGCGCCAGACGGCGAGCGCCCCTAGCACGAGCGCCGGCGCAGCCCCCAGCAAGCCCGTCCTAGCTAGGCCAGAGTAGGTGTGATGCTCGGTGAAGTAGAAGGGGGCGATGGTCAAAAAGAACACGAGCAGGCTCAACGTGCCGATCGTGATGCAACCACTCAACAAGGCAGCATCGAGGTCCGGTCTCTTCTTGGGCTTGCCCTCTATCCGCTCATCTGTCTCGGGTGCGGAATCGTCCATACGACAGCAATCTACGAAGGCTGAGGGACCCGCGTTTCCTAGAGTCCTCGTTCAGCCACGAACCTGCAGAGATCGGCGATCCTACAGCTGTAGCCCCACTCGTTGTCGTACCAGGCGACCGCCTTGACCATATTGCCCAACGTAACGGTGTCGGTCGCACTGAAAATCGAACTGTGGGGATTCCCCTTCAGATCGCTCGAGACCAACTCCTCCTCTGTGTACTCCATGATCCCTGCCAGCGGTCCGGCCGCTGCTGCCTGCATGGCTTGATTAACGTCGGAAACGGAAGCCTCCTTGAGCAGAACCGCAGTGAAGTCGACTACGCTCACGGACGCCACGGGGACGCGGAACGCCATGCCCGTAAACTTGCCTTGCAGCTCTGGGATCACGAGGCCGACTGCCCGTGCAGCGCCGGTTGGAGCCGGAACGATGTTCTCCGCTGCCGCCCTGGAGTCGCGGGGTTTGCTCTTGGCTGTGTCGACTGTCGCTTGCGAGTTCGTATAGGCGTGGATCGTCGTAAGCAGGCCTTTGTCGATGCCGAAGCTCTCGTGCAGCACCTTTGCGACCGGGGCCAGCCCGTTGGTCGTGCAGCTTGCGTTGGAGATGACGTGGTGGCTGCCGGGATCGTAGACCGAATCGTTGACGCCGAGTACAAGCGTCACGTCCTCGTTCTTGGCTGGAGCCGAGATGATGACCTTCTTGACCGTCGAGCCCAGGTGCGCCGCAGCCTTCTTGCCATCCGTAAAGAACCCGGTGCTCTCGAGCACGACCTCGGCACCGACCTCGCTCCATGGAATAGAGCCCGGGTCAGGATCCTTGAACACGCGAATGTCGTGCCCGGCGACCTGAAACGAGTCTTCGTCGTGCGAGACGTCGCCGGCGAACGTTCCGTAGACCGTGTCGCGCTTGAACAGCATCGCGTTCATCGCGACGTCAGTCAGGTCGTTGACCGCGACTACCTCAAGTTCGTCTGGATACCTCTCCAGGATCGCTCGGAGCGAAAGGCGCCCGATCCGACCAAATCCGTTGATGCCGATTTTTGTAGCCATCGCGGCCTATTCTACCGACCGCGCATCCGGCTGAGGCCCCTTGCGCAGCAGTCGCAAACTGAGCAGCCAGCCGATGATGATGCAGATCGCGCAGCCGATGAACGGGGAGTACCGCCCGAACGCAGAATCCAAGTGCATCCCGAACAGTTCAACGTCTTGCAGCCGTTCGTACGCTTGGCTGCCGAACTGAGAGCCGACGATCGCGCCGAGGCCTTGCGCGGTCATGACCGCGCCGATATTCGCGGCTCGGCGCTTGCGATCGATCTCAGAGACGGCTGCGTACCACGCTGGCACCGCCAGGATGAATCCCAGCGCAACGGGGACTGTTCCAAGGGCTACGACTAGAACCGAACGAAGTTGGGGAACAAACGCCCCTGCAGCGATAGCGCTCATTCCGAGCGAGCAGAGGAACAGTCCGATGTGCACCGCCCTCTGCCTGCCCAGCCTCTCTCCATAACGACTCATGACAGGCGACAGCGCGGCCATGGCGATCAACGCCGGCATGACGAGAATTCCAAACTTCGTACCGCTCAGCTCTAACTGGTCTTGCGCGAACAGCTTGACGATCGCGATCGGAAACCCGATACCCATGAAGGTCACCGCGCCGAGGATGAGGAAACCTGGGATGCGCTTGGCTGTAGCAAAGATATCCGTGAACTTGAAGGCAGCCCGCCCCGATACTGCGCGCTCTTGCCGCGCGGCCTCTCTCATGCCTCGACCGGACGGCAGTTTGAAGTACGCGAACGCGGCCACGAAGCTACAGAGGACCGCCGACAGGTACAAGCTCGGAGCGTGGTACGAATCTATCCTCGCCGCAGTGACGGAGCCGAAGACGTCGTCCACGACGCCGCCGACGAACAGAGCGAGCGCGATTCCCCCTAGATAGCACATGTTGAGCAGCGACATCGCCTCCTGCTTCTGGCTCTCCTTGACGGACTCTCCGATGAGCGCGAACGCTGCGGGCCACAACATTGCGACCCCGACCCCGTCCATTGCCCGCAGTGTGAGAAATGCGACGGTCTCGTAATCCCAATCGCGCGGCACGTACAGCGAGGCGATCGATGTGAATATCGTGATGATAGGCCCGATCACGATCAGTCGCTTTCTGCCGACCCGATCCGCCAGCGAGCCCATTGGGCCCTTCAGCAGCGCTTCGGTCAACAGGAACGCGCCGATGATCATGCCGATCGCGCCAGCGGGAAATCCGCGATCATTGGCCAGATAGACCGGCATCGCGGAAATGTTCAGAAGCGCGTAGGCCAATTCCGCCAGCAGCGCCACGATCAGAACGTTCCGAACGGCTGGCCGCTTCCAAGGCGGACAATGATCGTCGTCCCGAGGGCTCCGTTCAGACACGGTACTCATTGCGCCACCAGCAAACCCCCGCTCTGTCTACTGTATACCGTGCCGACCGGTTGCTTGCCAACGTGGAAATCTCGTGCATGCAGACCGAGAAACCCCAGCTCAATTCAGGATCGTCGAACCCAGCTCGACCTAGCGCTTGACGAACTGGAATCCGCGCCGAGCCTTTTTTCGACCGTACTTCTTCCGCTCTTTCACTCTGGCGTCGCGAGTGAGGAACCCGTTGGCTCTCAACGGTCTCCGCAACTCTTCGTCCATATTGACGAGGGCGCGCGCGATCCCCAGTTTGACCGCTCCGGCCTGTCCGACCTTGCCCCCGCCTTTGACCATAGCTCGGACGTTGTACTTGCCTGTCAACTCGAGTTGAGTCAGCGGGCTCTGAACCAAAATCTCTAGCACCGGCCTGCTGAAGTACTCCTTGAATCCGTGGCCGTTGACGCTGATCTGCCCGTCGCCGCTCTCCAGCCAGACGCGGGCGATCGCGCATTTCCTCTTGCCCGTCGCGTATGCCAAGTACTTGTCTTTTGCTTTCGCCATGTTCAGTATTGCCTTACTTCTTCGTTACGTTGAGCGGCGTCGGGTTTTGGGCTTCGTGCGGGTGATCCGGGCCTGCATACACCTTCAACTTCTTTATCGTTTGCCGACCAAGCGGCCCTTTCGGCAACATTCCCCAGATAACGCGTTCGATGAGCTTCACCGGATTGTCAGCAAGGAAGTCCTCGCGGCTGACGCTCTTGATGCCGCCGGGCCAACCGGTGTGGTGATACAGAAGCTCCTTGCCCTTGCCGCCGGTCCAAACGGCCTTGCCAGCGTTGATGACCACGACAAAGTCGCCACAGTCCATGTGCGGGGTGAAGCTCGGCTTGAGCTTGCCGC belongs to Armatimonadota bacterium and includes:
- the fliS gene encoding flagellar export chaperone FliS; this translates as MDQYRKSAVTTASPLQLVIMLYDGALRFMEAGKNSMSLNDRFEQNESLKKAQRILTELMATLDTEKGGEVAQSLFSLYSYAHSRLVDANLEDDPEPIDESIEIVSTLRESWVELEQQARNPGIAAEEASGAA
- the rplM gene encoding 50S ribosomal protein L13 — protein: MNRTTMAKPATIERQWYVVDAAGIPIGRMASQVAQILRGKLKPSFTPHMDCGDFVVVINAGKAVWTGGKGKELLYHHTGWPGGIKSVSREDFLADNPVKLIERVIWGMLPKGPLGRQTIKKLKVYAGPDHPHEAQNPTPLNVTKK
- the gap gene encoding type I glyceraldehyde-3-phosphate dehydrogenase, with amino-acid sequence MATKIGINGFGRIGRLSLRAILERYPDELEVVAVNDLTDVAMNAMLFKRDTVYGTFAGDVSHDEDSFQVAGHDIRVFKDPDPGSIPWSEVGAEVVLESTGFFTDGKKAAAHLGSTVKKVIISAPAKNEDVTLVLGVNDSVYDPGSHHVISNASCTTNGLAPVAKVLHESFGIDKGLLTTIHAYTNSQATVDTAKSKPRDSRAAAENIVPAPTGAARAVGLVIPELQGKFTGMAFRVPVASVSVVDFTAVLLKEASVSDVNQAMQAAAAGPLAGIMEYTEEELVSSDLKGNPHSSIFSATDTVTLGNMVKAVAWYDNEWGYSCRIADLCRFVAERGL
- a CDS encoding MFS transporter; amino-acid sequence: MSTVSERSPRDDDHCPPWKRPAVRNVLIVALLAELAYALLNISAMPVYLANDRGFPAGAIGMIIGAFLLTEALLKGPMGSLADRVGRKRLIVIGPIITIFTSIASLYVPRDWDYETVAFLTLRAMDGVGVAMLWPAAFALIGESVKESQKQEAMSLLNMCYLGGIALALFVGGVVDDVFGSVTAARIDSYHAPSLYLSAVLCSFVAAFAYFKLPSGRGMREAARQERAVSGRAAFKFTDIFATAKRIPGFLILGAVTFMGIGFPIAIVKLFAQDQLELSGTKFGILVMPALIAMAALSPVMSRYGERLGRQRAVHIGLFLCSLGMSAIAAGAFVPQLRSVLVVALGTVPVALGFILAVPAWYAAVSEIDRKRRAANIGAVMTAQGLGAIVGSQFGSQAYERLQDVELFGMHLDSAFGRYSPFIGCAICIIIGWLLSLRLLRKGPQPDARSVE
- the rpsI gene encoding 30S ribosomal protein S9, coding for MAKAKDKYLAYATGKRKCAIARVWLESGDGQISVNGHGFKEYFSRPVLEILVQSPLTQLELTGKYNVRAMVKGGGKVGQAGAVKLGIARALVNMDEELRRPLRANGFLTRDARVKERKKYGRKKARRGFQFVKR